The DNA window TGACGCCCTGTTGGGTTTGGCGCAGCTCGTGTACGGTTGCGAACACCGCACCTCCGCTCTGCCACGATGAGCGGTGCGGCAGCGCATCAGGGGGCACGTTCCGTTTCCTTATCCTCGCGCGTGGGTGCGGGAACGAGACGACTGAGGACGAGGGAGCGACAGTGGGCCAGGAGCTACTGGACGGCAGATTCCGCATCGGGCACGTCATCGGCAAGGGCAACATGGGTGAGGTGCACCGGGCCGAGGATCTCCAGGCAGCCGAGGGCACACCCGAGCGCACCGTCGCCGTCAAGACCATCCTGCGCCGCCGCACGGGTACCCGGGTCGACACCGGCGCCGACCCCAAGGCCGCCGACCGCTTCGCCCGCGAAGTGCGCATCATGCGTCGCCTCGACGACCCCAACCTCACGCGCATCGTCGCCGGTGGTGTCGCCGAGGACCAGGGCGGCCTGCCCTACCTCGCGATGGAGTTCCTGAGCGGCGAGACGCTGCGCGATCTCATCGAGGAGGAACGGCAGCTTCCCATTACCTGGGCCGCCGCCATTGGCGCCCAGATCGCGTCCGGCCTCGCCGCCGCGCACGCCGCCGATGTCGTCCACCGCGACCTCAAGCCCGCCAACGTCATGCTCACCCAAGGCGGCACGGTCAAGGTCCTCGACTTCGGCATGGGGCGCATCATCGATGACCCCGATGGAGCCCGTCTGACCAGCACCGGCGTCAGCGTGGGCACTGCCCGCTACATGGCTCCCGAACAATTCGAGGCCAAGCAGGTCACGCCGGCCGCCGATCTGTACGCGCTGGGCTGTGTCCTGTACGAGATGCTCGTGGGTGTACCGCCGTTCACCAGCGAGTCCCCGTACGAGCTCGCCACCAAGCACACGCGCGAAGCGCCGACGCCCATCACCGTGATCCGCAGCGAGGTGCCCACCGAGCTCGCCCGGCTCGTCGACCGCCTGCTCGCCAAAGACCCGGCAGCCCGCCCCGCGGACGCCGTAGCCGTACGCGACGCACTGCTTCCCCTGGCCGGACAGGACGGGCACGCCCCCCAACTGCCGCACTGGAGCGCCCTGGACCCGGCCCGGCCCCTGCGCGACCCCGCCGCCCAGACGTCCGCACGGCAGGCCGCCCCTCCGACGCCGGCGCCCGTCAGCGTCTCAGGCGCGGGCATGGACGTCTTCGGCGTCCACCGCACCCTCATCAGGGACTACCGCTCCTTCACCGAGGGGGGCACTGTCATCCGGGACGACCGGATCGCCGCGTTCGTCGAGGACGATCTCAACAGCAAGTCGCAGTGGCCCGACCCGTGGCTGTCGCTCAACCCGTTCTTCCAGAGCGGCGGCACGGTGGTCGAGCTCGCAGGTCAGAAGGTCCTGCACGACGAATGCGCCCGTATCTTCCAGGCGAAGAAGACCGAGGGCGGCACGGTCCCCGACGGCCGCCCGCTGACACTCCACCAGCACCAGCGCGAGGCCATCGACGCCGCCGCGTCCGGCGCGTCGTACGTCCTCACGACGGGCACCGGGTCCGGCAAGTCGCTCGCGTACATCGTTCCGATCGTAAACAAGGTGCTGCACCAGCGAGACACCGAGGGACCGACTGCCCCCAAGCGGGTGCGAGCCATCATCGTCTACCCGATGAACGCGCTGGCCAACAGCCAGCTCAAAGAGCTGGAGAAGTACCTGCGCGACGGCTACGGCGCGGGCCGCGAGCCGGTCACCTTCGCCCGGTACACGGGCCAGGAGGACGACGAGAAGCGCAAGGAGATCCGCGACAACCCGCCGGACATCCTGCTCACCAACTACGTGATGCTGGAACTGATGCTGACGCGCCCGGCCGACCGGGCGAGCCTCATCAAGATGGCGCGGGGCCTGGAGTTCCTGGTCTTCGACGAGTTGCACACGTACCGCGGGCGGCAGGGTGCCGATGTCGCCCTGCTGATCCGCCGCGTCCGCGAGGCCTGCCAGGCGCTGGACCTGCAGTGCATCGGCACGTCGGCCACCATGTCGACGGAGGGCACGCTCGACGACCAGAAGAAGGTCGTCGCCGGAGTGGCGAGCACCCTGTTCGGTACGCCGGTGCGCCCTGAACACGTCATTGGCGAGACCCTGGTCCGCGCTACCCACAAGACTCCCGAGGCCGTACCCGCCGAGCGTCTCAACTCGCCGGCCGCACCGCGCGCGTACGACGATCTCGTACGCGACCCGCTGGCCCGCTGGATCGAGACTCGCTTCGGCCTTGCCACCGACAAGGCCACCGGGCGCCTGATCCGTCAGCAGCCCACGAAGATCGAGGTCGCGGCGAAGGAACTGCACGAGGGGTCCGGGGTCGCCGAGGACCAGTGTGTCGCGGCGATCCGCGCCACCCTGGAGGCCGGTTCGCAGGCGCGGCACCCGGTGACCGAGCGGCCCCTGTTCGCGTTTCGGCTGCACCAGTTCCTCTCCAAGGGCGACACCGTCTATGTCACCCTGGAGGACAAGCTCGCGCGCCACCTGACGCGCTCGTACCAGCTCGAACAGCCGGGCAGCGACGGCAAGTTGCTGATGCCGCTGGCTTTCTGCCGGGAGTGCGGCCAGGAGTACCTGACGGTATGGCGTACCGACAAGGACGGCGAGGTCCGGTACGAGGCGCGCCGGGACACCTCCGCGACGGGTGGCCGGCAGGGCGACGGCTATCTGTACGTCGATCACGAGCGGGCGTGGCCGTCCAACGTCCAGTACGCCGTGGACGACCGCCGACTGCCCGAGTCCTGGCTGGAGTTGGACGACAAGGGCCAGGAGGTCGTGAAGAAGTCGTACCGCGACCGGGTTCCGCGTGCCGTTACTGTTGATCCGCGCGGCCGCGAAGGGAGCGGCGAACTTCAAGCCGCCTTCGTCCCCTCCCCCTTCCTCTTCTGTCTGCACTGCGGCGTCGCGTACGAGCAGACGCGCGGCCGGGACTTCGCGAAGCTGGCGACGCTCGACCAGGAAGGCCGGTCCTCCGCGACCTCGCTGATCTCCGCGTCTGTGGTGCGCTCGCTGAAGTCGGTGCCGGAGGAAATGCTGGACAAGGAGGCGCGCAAGCTCCTCACGTTCGTCGACAACCGGCAGGACGCGTCCCTCCAGGCGGGTCACTTCAACGACTTCGTGCAGATCACGCAGTTGCGCGGCGCCCTGTACCGGGCGGCTCTGGACGCGGGCGAGGACGGCGTCCACCACGAAGAACTGGCCTCCTCCGTGACGAACGCGCTCGCCATCGAGCCGGCCGACTACACCGGCGAGAGTGATCTGCCGCCCTCCCTTGCCCGCAACGCCGCCAAGACCCTCCGTGACGTGATCGCGTTCCGGCTCTATCTGGACCTGGAGCGCGGCTGGCGTATCACGATGCCCAATCTGGAGCAGACCGGTCTGCTGGAGATCGGCTACGAGGACTTGGACTGGGTGGCCGCCAAGCAGGACCGGTGGGCCGGCACGCACAAGGCGCTGCGCGACGCCGACCCGGCGCTGCGGGCCGAGATCATGAAGGCGCTGCTCAACGAGATGCGCCGCTCCCTCGCCATCGACGTCTCGTACTTCCGGGACGACTTCGACTCGCTCCAGCGGGCGAGTGAGGAGCGTCTGATCGACCCGTGGGTGCTGTCCTCCGCCGACAAGCCGAAGGTCGGCACGGCCTATCCGCACCCCTCCCGCCCGGGGATGGACCGCTCAGCTCTGTTCCTGTCGGCGCGCGGCAAGTTCGGCAAGTACCTGCGCCGCGCGGACACGTCGTTCAAAACGCTCGATCCGGCTGATCTCCAGCTGGTCATCGAGGAGTTGCTGAAGGTTCTGGCCAAGGCCGGCCTGGTGAAGGAGGTCACGGAGGCTCCGCAGCGCGCGGGCCGCTACCGCAGGACCTCCGCCCCGGCCGCTATGGGCTACCGCGTGGCCGCACAGTCCCTCGTCTGGCGCGCGGGTACGGGCGAGAGGGGCACGCACGACCCGCTGACCCGCACCTACCAGAGCGGCGACGGCCCGCGCGTCAACACCTTCTTCCGAGACCTGTACAAGGACGCGGCAGGCACCCTGTCCGGCCTGTTCGCGCGCGAACACACCGCGCAGGTCTCGCCACAGGAACGGGAGCAGCGCGAAGAAGCCTTCCGTAAGGCGGAGTTGAAGCTGTTGTACTGCTCCCCGACGATGGAGCTCGGCGTCGACATCTCGCAGCTCAACGCGGTGATGATGCGCAACGTGCCGCCCACACCGGCGAACTACGCACAGCGCTCGGGCCGCGCCGGCCGCAGCGGCCAGCCTGCCCTGGTGACCACGTACTGCGCGACGGGAAACAGCCACGACCAGTACTACTTCCGCCGCTCGGAGCGCATGGTCGCGGGCGCCGTCGCCCCGCCGCGTCTGGACCTGGCCAACGAGGACCTGGTGCTTTCCCACCTCCAGGGCATCTGGATCGCGGAGGCCGGCTTGAAACTGGGCCGTGCCATCCCCGAGGTGCTGGACGTGTCGTACCCGGACACGGGTGACCGTCCGAACCCCGCGCTGGAGCTGCTGCCGGACATCCTCGCCACCTCCCTCGACGAGAGCGCCCGGCGTCGCACCATCGATGCCGCCCTGCGCGTCCTCGGCCCGCTCCTGCCCGACTTCGCCGAGACCACGTGGTGGCACGACGACTGGATCCAGGACCGTGTGCGGACGGTGGCGACCCGCTTCGACCGGGCTTTCGACCGCTGGCGCCAGCTGTTCCGCTCCGCGCTCGACGATCAGTACATCCAGAACAGGCGCCGCCTCGACTACAGCCTCACCGAGGGCGACCGCATCCGGGCCAACGCCCGCCGCCGTGAGGCAGAGACACAGCTGAATCTGCTGATGAACGAGAGCGTCGACAGCAAGTCGGTCCTCTCCGATTTCAACCCGTACCGCTATCTGGCGTCCGAAGGTTTCCTGCCCGGCTACAGCTTCCCGCGGCTCCCTCTCGCCGCGTACATCCCGACCATCGGCCGCCGCCGCGGGGACGGCGACTATCTCCAGCGGCCGCGATTCCTCGCGATCCGCGAGTTCGGTCCGGGCGCGCTGATCTATCACGAGGGCGCCCGCTACCAGGTGACCCGCATCCAGCTGCCGCCGGACTCCTCGGGAGACATGGCGACCAGCGAGGCCCGCCGCTGCGCACAGTGCGGCTACCACCACGATCCGGAGCAGCTGGAGGACCGCTGCGCCATGTGCCACGAGCCACTGGGCTCGGCGACGTATGGCCTGCTGCATCTTCACACCGTGTACACCACCCGCCGTGAGCGGATCTCGTCCGACGAGGAGGAGCGGCGCCGCGCCGGCTTCAAGCTGGAGACGTCGTACCGATTCCAGGACCACGGCAGCCGCAAAGGCCGCCTGAACGCGGCGGTCGCCGACGCCTCCGGCACGCCGCTCGCCGACGTGGCGTACGGCGACTCGGCGACCGTCCGGATCACCAACACCGGCCGGGTACGTGCCAAGAGCAACGAGCCGGCCGGGTACTGGCTGGACCTCGCGGACGGCCGATGGATGAACGACAAGGACGCGTCCGAGGCGTCCGGCGACTCCAGCGAACTGCCCGTGATCGACGCGGACGGCAATGAGCGGCGCCGAAAGAAGCGGGTCATCCCGTACGTGGAGGACCGCCGCAACATCCTCGTCGTCACCCTCGACGAGCCGCTGCCGGAGCCGGTCGCCCTCTCCCTGATGTACGCCCTGGAGCGAGGCATCGAGGCCGCGTTCGAGCTGGAGGACGCCGAGCTGTCCAGCGAGCTGCTGCCTCCGGACGACGGTCCCCGCAACCGCATCCTGTTCACGGAGGCAGCCGAGGGCGGCGCGGGTGTACTGCGCCGTCTCCAAGCTGAGCCCGACGCCCTGGCGAAGGCGGCCGTACGCGCCCTGGACATCTGCCACTTCGACGCCGACGGCGCCGACCAAGGCGGCCCGCACCCGGACCGGCCGTGCGCGCTCGGCTGCTACGAGTGCCTGCTGACCTACGGCAACCAGCTCAACCACGCCCTCATCAACCGGCACTCGGTGCGGGACCTGCTGGTGCGGTTCGCGACAGCGACGGCCCGGCGGGAGTCGCGTGGCGAGTCGCGTTCGGAGCAGTACCGTCGGCTGCTCGACCAGTCCCCTGCCGAACCGACAGCGGTCGAGACAGCGGCAGCCGAGTTGGCCGCTCAGGGCGACTTCCTGGGCTGGGCGAAGGCACGCGGCCTGCGGCTGCCGGACGAACCGGGCGCGTTCCTCACCGAGGCCATGGCCACCCCCGACTACGTGTACCGCCTGCCCGGCGTGAACGTGGCGGTCTTCGTGGACTCGCCGGACCAGGAGCAGGACACCTTCCGGGACGAGGACGCCGAGGACCGCCTGTTCAACGCCCGCTGGGACGTCATCCGCTTCGTGCACGGCGCCGACTGGGACGCCATCGCCGGCGCCAACACCCGCTACTTCGGCTCTCCGGCCGCCAACTGACCGCCCACCTCATCCGGTCGGACCCAACACGAGGACTCGAAGACTCACATGGCACTCACGTACTCCGCCGGTTCCCTGGTGAAGGCCCGCGGCCGGGAATGGGTCGTGCTCCCCGAGAGCAAGCCCGATCTGCTGGTCCTGCGTCCGCTGGGCGGCTCGGACGACGACATCGCCGCCGTGTTCCCGGCGTTCGAGGCGGTGGCCGAGGCGAAGTTCGCGCCGCCGGTCCCGAGCGACCTCGGTGACCAGCGGGCAGCGGGCCTGCTGCGTACGGCGCTGCGCGTCGGCTTCCGCTCGGGGGCGGGCCCGTTCCGTGCGCTGGCCGGCATCGCGGTGGAGCCGCGCGCGTATCAGCTCGTGCCGCTCCTCATGGCGCTGCGCCAGAAGACGGTCCGGATGCTGATCTCCGACGACGTCGGCATCGGCAAGACGATCGAGGCGGGCCTGGTCGCGAGCGAACTCCTCGCGCAGGGCGAGGCGACCGGCCTGGCCGTGCTCTGCTCCCCCGCGCTCGCCGAGCAGTGGCAGGGGGAGCTGCGCACGAAGTTCGGCA is part of the Streptomyces agglomeratus genome and encodes:
- a CDS encoding protein kinase domain-containing protein, yielding MGQELLDGRFRIGHVIGKGNMGEVHRAEDLQAAEGTPERTVAVKTILRRRTGTRVDTGADPKAADRFAREVRIMRRLDDPNLTRIVAGGVAEDQGGLPYLAMEFLSGETLRDLIEEERQLPITWAAAIGAQIASGLAAAHAADVVHRDLKPANVMLTQGGTVKVLDFGMGRIIDDPDGARLTSTGVSVGTARYMAPEQFEAKQVTPAADLYALGCVLYEMLVGVPPFTSESPYELATKHTREAPTPITVIRSEVPTELARLVDRLLAKDPAARPADAVAVRDALLPLAGQDGHAPQLPHWSALDPARPLRDPAAQTSARQAAPPTPAPVSVSGAGMDVFGVHRTLIRDYRSFTEGGTVIRDDRIAAFVEDDLNSKSQWPDPWLSLNPFFQSGGTVVELAGQKVLHDECARIFQAKKTEGGTVPDGRPLTLHQHQREAIDAAASGASYVLTTGTGSGKSLAYIVPIVNKVLHQRDTEGPTAPKRVRAIIVYPMNALANSQLKELEKYLRDGYGAGREPVTFARYTGQEDDEKRKEIRDNPPDILLTNYVMLELMLTRPADRASLIKMARGLEFLVFDELHTYRGRQGADVALLIRRVREACQALDLQCIGTSATMSTEGTLDDQKKVVAGVASTLFGTPVRPEHVIGETLVRATHKTPEAVPAERLNSPAAPRAYDDLVRDPLARWIETRFGLATDKATGRLIRQQPTKIEVAAKELHEGSGVAEDQCVAAIRATLEAGSQARHPVTERPLFAFRLHQFLSKGDTVYVTLEDKLARHLTRSYQLEQPGSDGKLLMPLAFCRECGQEYLTVWRTDKDGEVRYEARRDTSATGGRQGDGYLYVDHERAWPSNVQYAVDDRRLPESWLELDDKGQEVVKKSYRDRVPRAVTVDPRGREGSGELQAAFVPSPFLFCLHCGVAYEQTRGRDFAKLATLDQEGRSSATSLISASVVRSLKSVPEEMLDKEARKLLTFVDNRQDASLQAGHFNDFVQITQLRGALYRAALDAGEDGVHHEELASSVTNALAIEPADYTGESDLPPSLARNAAKTLRDVIAFRLYLDLERGWRITMPNLEQTGLLEIGYEDLDWVAAKQDRWAGTHKALRDADPALRAEIMKALLNEMRRSLAIDVSYFRDDFDSLQRASEERLIDPWVLSSADKPKVGTAYPHPSRPGMDRSALFLSARGKFGKYLRRADTSFKTLDPADLQLVIEELLKVLAKAGLVKEVTEAPQRAGRYRRTSAPAAMGYRVAAQSLVWRAGTGERGTHDPLTRTYQSGDGPRVNTFFRDLYKDAAGTLSGLFAREHTAQVSPQEREQREEAFRKAELKLLYCSPTMELGVDISQLNAVMMRNVPPTPANYAQRSGRAGRSGQPALVTTYCATGNSHDQYYFRRSERMVAGAVAPPRLDLANEDLVLSHLQGIWIAEAGLKLGRAIPEVLDVSYPDTGDRPNPALELLPDILATSLDESARRRTIDAALRVLGPLLPDFAETTWWHDDWIQDRVRTVATRFDRAFDRWRQLFRSALDDQYIQNRRRLDYSLTEGDRIRANARRREAETQLNLLMNESVDSKSVLSDFNPYRYLASEGFLPGYSFPRLPLAAYIPTIGRRRGDGDYLQRPRFLAIREFGPGALIYHEGARYQVTRIQLPPDSSGDMATSEARRCAQCGYHHDPEQLEDRCAMCHEPLGSATYGLLHLHTVYTTRRERISSDEEERRRAGFKLETSYRFQDHGSRKGRLNAAVADASGTPLADVAYGDSATVRITNTGRVRAKSNEPAGYWLDLADGRWMNDKDASEASGDSSELPVIDADGNERRRKKRVIPYVEDRRNILVVTLDEPLPEPVALSLMYALERGIEAAFELEDAELSSELLPPDDGPRNRILFTEAAEGGAGVLRRLQAEPDALAKAAVRALDICHFDADGADQGGPHPDRPCALGCYECLLTYGNQLNHALINRHSVRDLLVRFATATARRESRGESRSEQYRRLLDQSPAEPTAVETAAAELAAQGDFLGWAKARGLRLPDEPGAFLTEAMATPDYVYRLPGVNVAVFVDSPDQEQDTFRDEDAEDRLFNARWDVIRFVHGADWDAIAGANTRYFGSPAAN